In Helianthus annuus cultivar XRQ/B chromosome 8, HanXRQr2.0-SUNRISE, whole genome shotgun sequence, a single genomic region encodes these proteins:
- the LOC110871908 gene encoding probable receptor-like protein kinase At5g38990: MSSIEDVKHLQIPLQELSDATNAFSEANFLARGGFGMVYKGVSAKHGNIAIKILDPGLGQGDKEFRTEIALLSVYKHENIVSLLGFCDEDGKKILVYKYESNGSLDKHLERKDLTWIQRLQICLDAARGLQYLHDDVEPHRRILHRDVKSSNILLDENWKAKVSDFGLSKMGPTNTQSTYLVTRVCGTPGYIDPDYLNTGFLTQKSDVYSFGVVLFEVLCGRLSRVTKYNDKREYLINLVKIHRGRKTLDEIIDSNIRKQIKKASLVTFSSIAYQCLKSGNERPTMKKVVKQLQKALDEQLLDGDGKRLKTLALENENPESKPKVERSTSKKTKNSVKLPEPPKQDYIHVRARRGQATGSHSQAERVRREKIEERMKILQDLVPGGNKVTGKAPLLDETINYIQSLQQQVEFGQQSFDMVEVSFASQPTREYSNGSSLEWLRMKIGGIAERTTIFHQWQ, translated from the exons ATGTCTTCCATTGAAGATGTGAAGCACTTGCAGATTCCTCTCCAAGAATTATCAGATGCGACTAACGCATTTTCTGAAGCGAATTTTCTTGCAAGGGGTGGATTTGGGATGGTCTACAAAGGCGTATCTGCTAAACATGGCAACATCGCCATAAAGATATTGGATCCTGGGCTAGGCCAAGGAGACAAGGAATTCCGAACAGAGATCGCTTTACTCTCGgtttataaacatgaaaatatcGTCTCACTTCTTGGATTTTGTGACGAGGATGGGAAGAAGATACTTGTTTACAAGTATGAAAGCAATGGGAGTCTAGACAAACATTTGGAGCGCAAAGATCTAACTTGGATCCAAAGGCTTCAGATTTGTCTAGATGCTGCTCGTGGATTGCAGTATCTTCATGATGATGTTGAACCTCATCGTAGGATTCTCCATCGTGACGTCAAAAGCTCCAACATTCTTTTGGATGAGAACTGGAAAGCTAAAGTCTCTGATTTTGGGTTGTCCAAAATGGGTCCAACGAATACTCAGTCTACCTATCTAGTCACTAGAGTGTGTGGCACGCCTGGATATATTGATCCAGACTACCTGAATACCGGTTTTCTCACACAAAAATCTGATGTTTACTCTTTTGGAGTAGTGTTGTTTGAGGTTCTATGTGGAAGGCTATCACGTGTTACAAAGTACAACGACAAGCGTGAATATTTGATTAATTTGGTCAAAATACATCGCGGAAGGAAAACATTAGATGAGATCATTGATTCCAATATACGGAAACAGATAAAGAAGGCTTCGTTAGTTACGTTTTCAAGCATTGCCTACCAATGTTTGAAAAGCGGAAATGAACGTCCAACAATGAAGAAGGTCGTGAAACAACTACAGAAAGCTCTTGATGAACAACTA CTTGACGGTGATGGTAAACGCTTGAAGACTTTGGCGCTTGAAAATGAGAACCCAGAATCTAAACCAAAAGTTGAAAGAAGTACAAGCAAGAAAACAAAAAACAGTGTAAAACTACCGGAACCACCCAAACAAGATTACATTCATGTTAGAGCAAGAAGAGGTCAGGCCACTGGAAGCCACAGTCAAGCAGAAAGG GTTAGAAGAGAGAAGATAGAAGAAAGAATGAAAATTCTTCAAGATCTTGTCCCTGGTGGTAATAAG GTTACTGGGAAAGCACCATTGCTTGATGAGACAATTAACTACATTCAATCACTACAGCAACAGGTCGAG TTTGGTCAACAATCGTTCGACATGGTTGAGGTGTCGTTTGCTTCACAACCCACAAGGGAATATAGTAACGGATCATCACTAGAATGGTTGCGCATGAAAATCGGTGGCATCGCTGAAAGAACAACAATATTTCATCAATGGCAATAA